A region from the Triticum aestivum cultivar Chinese Spring chromosome 3D, IWGSC CS RefSeq v2.1, whole genome shotgun sequence genome encodes:
- the LOC123079362 gene encoding leucine-rich repeat receptor protein kinase MSP1 isoform X1, translating into MIEKIERYTSPKNIIAMGSRSICLLILLVIFIPSSVMSESSDIKSLFTLRHSIAEEKGFLRSWFDSETPPCSWLGITCSGRSVVAIDLSSMPLYVRFPSCIGAFESLVLLNLSGCGFTGELPDTLGNLQRLQYLELNDNQLTGNLPASLYTLKMLKEMVLDNNLLHGQLSPAIGQLQHLTKLSIPGNSISGGIPTELGSLQNLEFLDLHMNSLNGSIPAAFRNLSQLLHLDLSQNNLSGLIFSGISSLVNLMSLDLSSNNFVGPIPREIGQLENLRLLILGQNAFTATIPEEIGNLKRLQVLLLPECKLTGTIPWSISGLVSLEEFDISENHFDAELPTSIGLLGNLTQLIAKNAGLRGSIPRELSNCKKITLINLSFNAFTGSIPEELAELETVVSFSVEGNTLSGNIPDWIRNWANARSISVGQNLFSGPLPLLPLQHLLSFSAETNRLSGSVPAEICQGNSLQTLILHDNNLTGSIEETFKGCTNLTELNLLGNHLHGEIPGYLAELPLVSLELSLNNFTGMLPDRLWESSTLLQISLSNNQITGQIPDSIGRLSSLQRLQIDNNYLEGPIPQSVGYLRNLTILSLHGNGLSGNIPIELFNCRNLATLDLSSNNLTGHIPRAISNLTLLNSLILSYNQLSGAIPAEICVGFENEVHPDSEFVQHNGLLDLSYNRLTGQIPAAIKKCSMLMVLNLQGNLLNGTIPSELGELTNLTSINLSSNGLVGPMLPWSAPLVQLQGLILSNNHLNGTIPVEIGQVLPKISMLDLSGNVLTGSLPQSLLCNKYLNRLDVSNNNLSGKILFFCPMDGESSSSLLFFNSSSNHFSGTLDESISNFTQLSSLDIHNNSLTGSLPSALSDLSFLNYLDLSSNDFYGVIPCGICNIFGLTFANFSGNHIDMYSSSDCAAGGVCSTNGTGRRVAHPSHRVRRLGIICILSLAVIIVLVLLVFYLRHKLSRNSSLVIVPAGKAKATVEPTSTDELLGRKSREPLSINLATFQHSLLRVTIDDILKATKNFSKEHIIGDGGFGTVYRAALPEGRRVAIKRLHGGHQFQGDREFLAEMETIGKVKHPNLVPLLGYCVCGDERFLIYEYMENGSLEIWLRNRADAVEALGWPDRLKICLGSAHGLAFLHEGFVPHIIHRDMKSSNILLDVNFEPRVSDFGLARIISACETHVSTDIAGTFGYIPPEYGQTMKSSTKGDVYSFGVVMLELLTGRPPTGQEDLEGGGNLVGWVRWVIARGRRNELFDPCLPVSGVWREQMVRVLGIALDCTADEPWKRPSMVEVVKGLKMTQAMECGPLVVTVSRGGT; encoded by the exons ATGATTGAGAAG ATTGAACGTTACACAAGTCCAAAGAACATAATAGCAATGGGATCTCGAAGCATCTGCCTTCTCATTCTTCTTGTGATCTTCATCCCCAGCTCTGTCATGTCTGAATCAAGTGATATAAAAAGTTTGTTCACTCTGAGGCACTCAATTGCTGAAGAAAAAGGTTTCCTTCGCAGCTGGTTTGATTCAGAAACTCCCCCTTGCAGCTGGTTAGGTATAACCTGTTCGGGGCGTAGCGTTGTGGCCATAGACTTGTCCTCCATGCCACTCTACGTCCGGTTTCCTTCATGCATTGGGGCATTCGAGTCGCTTGTTCTGCTGAACTTAAGTGGGTGTGGGTTTACCGGTGAGCTTCCAGACACCCTGGGGAATTTGCAGCGTCTTCAGTACCTAGAACTGAATGATAACCAGCTTACTGGGAACCTGCCTGCCTCATTATATACCTTGAAGATGCTGAAAGAAATGGTGCTTGACAACAACTTGTTACATGGACAACTGAGCCCTGCAATTGGTCAGTTGCAGCATCTCACCAAGCTGTCCATACCCGGGAATTCCATCTCCGGTGGCATTCCTACAGAGTTGGGCAGTCTGCAGAACCTAGAGTTCCTGGACCTTCACATGAACAGCCTAAATGGATCGATACCAGCAGCTTTTCGTAATCTGTCTCAGCTGTTGCATCTTGATCTAAGCCAGAATAACCTCAGTGGATTAATATTTTCTGGAATAAGCTCATTGGTGAACCTTATGTCACTTGATCTGTCCTCAAACAATTTTGTGGGGCCAATACCTAGGGAGATTGGTCAATTGGAAAACCTTCGACTGCTGATTTTGGGCCAAAATGCGTTCAccgcgaccattccagaagaaattGGTAATCTGAAGCGGCTTCAAGTACTTCTGCTCCCTGAATGCAAGCTCACAGGCACCATCCCTTGGTCAATCAGCGGTCTTGTAAGCCTGGAGGAATTTGACATATCAGAGAACCACTTCGATGCTGAACTCCCAACATCAATCGGTCTGCTTGGCAATCTGACACAGCTGATTGCGAAGAATGCAGGGCTCAGGGGGAGCATACCGAGAGAACTAAGTAACTGCAAGAAGATTACTCTCATAAATCTGTCATTTAATGCCTTCACTGGCTCCATCCCTGAAGAACTTGCAGAACTGGAAACTGTTGTCTCTTTTTCTGTGGAAGGGAACACACTATCAGGCAATATTCCAGATTGGATAAGGAACTGGGCAAATGCAAGATCTATATCAGTGGGTCAAAACTTGTTCAGTGGACCTTTGCCATTGCTGCCATTGCAGCATCTGCTCAGTTTCTCTGCAGAAACCAACCGTCTCTCAGGTTCTGTCCCTGCTGAGATATGTCAAGGCAACTCCCTGCAAACACTCATACTGCATGATAACAATCTGACTGGAAGTATCGAGGAAACTTTTAAAGGATGCACAAACCTCACCGAGCTGAACTTGCTAGGTAACCATCTTCATGGAGAGATACCAGGGTACCTGGCTGAGCTGCCTTTAGTTAGTCTGGAATTGTCCCTAAACAATTTCACAGGAATGCTGCCTGACAGGTTGTGGGAGTCATCAACTCTTTTGCAGATCTCTCTCAGCAATAATCAGATTACCGGCCAGATCCCAGATAGCATTGGTAGGCTGTCCAGCTTGCAGAGGTTGCAGATTGACAATAACTATTTGGAAGGACCCATACCACAGTCTGTCGGCTATCTACGAAATCTGACTATTCTGTCTCTGCATGGCAATGGGTTATCTGGGAACATTCCAATAGAACTCTTCAACTGCCGAAACCTTGCTACACTGGACCTGAGCTCTAATAATCTGACCGGGCACATCCCGAGGGCCATATCTAACTTGACATTGCTCAATAGCTTGATTTTGTCTTATAACCAGCTCTCTGGTGCTATTCCTGCTGAGATCTGTGTGGGGTTTGAAAATGAGGTTCACCCTGACTCGGAGTTTGTGCAGCATAACGGCCTTCTTGATCTGTCATACAACCGGTTGACTGGTCAGATTCCGGCAGCAATAAAGAAGTGTTCTATGCTGATGGTGCTAAACCTGCAAGGCAACTTGCTAAATGGCACCATTCCCTCAGAGCTTGGTGAGCTGACGAATCTTACAAGCATTAATCTGTCTTCTAATGGATTAGTTGGACCAATGCTTCCTTGGTCTGCACCATTGGTACAACTTCAAGGCCTTATTCTATCAAACAACCACCTAAATGGCACCATTCCTGTTGAGATAGGCCAAGTTCTTCCCAAAATTTCAATGCTAGACTTGTCCGGTAATGTACTTACCGGAAGTCTACCCCAGTCTTTGCTGTGCAACAAATATCTGAACCGCCTGGATGTCAGTAACAACAATCTCTCTGGGAAAATTTTATTCTTTTGTCCCATGGACGGAGAATCCTCAAGCTCACTGCTGTTCTTCAATTCAAGCAGTAACCATTTCTCAGGGACCCTAGACGAGTCTATCTCGAACTTCACACAACTGTCTTCTCTTGATATCCACAACAATAGCCTCACTGGAAGCTTACCATCAGCACTCTCTGATCTCAGCTTTTTGAACTATCTTGACCTCTCAAGCAATGATTTCTATGGTGTCATCCCTTGTGGTATTTGCAATATATTTGGCCTCACATTTGCCAACTTCTCTGGTAACCACATCGACATGTACAGCTCATCAGATTGTGCAGCAGGAGGTGTTTGTTCCACTAATGGCACTGGTCGTAGGGTGGCTCATCCATCTCATCGAGTTCGAAGATTGGGGATCATTTGTATCCTTTCACTTGCTGTCATCATTGTGTTAGTACTTCTGGTGTTTTATCTGAGACACAAACTATCGAGGAACAGTTCATTGGTTATTGTGCCCGCTGGTAAGGCCAAGGCTACTGTTGAGCCAACCTCAACTGATGAGCTCCTAGGAAGGAAGTCACGGGAACCTCTGAGTATCAATCTCGCAACTTTTCAGCATTCACTGTTGCGGGTCACCATTGATGATATACTGAAAGCCACAAAGAATTTCAGTAAAGAACACATCATAGGCGATGGTGGCTTTGGCACTGTCTATAGGGCGGCACTCCCTGAAGGTCGGAGAGTCGCGATCAAGAGGCTTCATGGTGGCCATCAGTTCCAGGGTGACCGTGAATTCCTAGCTGAGATGGAGACCATTGGAAAGGTGAAGCATCCAAACCTTGTTCCCCTGCTTGGTTACTGTGTTTGTGGCGACGAACGGTTCCTGATCTACGAGTACATGGAGAATGGGAGCCTTGAGATATGGCTGAGGAACCGAGCAGATGCGGTTGAAGCGCTTGGATGGCCAGACCGTCTCAAGATCTGCCTCGGTTCTGCCCATGGACTTGCTTTCCTTCATGAAGGATTTGTGCCTCATATCATCCACCGGGACATGAAATCAAGCAACATCCTGCTGGACGTGAACTTCGAGCCGAGGGTCTCTGACTTTGGCCTCGCAAGGATAATCAGCGCGTGCGAGACTCATGTCAGCACCGACATCGCCGGTACATTTGGATACATCCCCCCAGAGTACGGCCAGACAATGAAGTCCAGCACGAAAGGCGACGTGTACAGCTTTGGCGTCGTCATGCTGGAGCTGCTTACAGGACGGCCACCTACAGGGCAAGAGGACTTGGAAGGTGGTGGGAACCTTGTCGGCTGGGTACGATGGGTGATCGCTCGCGGAAGGAGGAATGAGCTGTTTGATCCTTGCCTGCCAGTCTCAGGCGTGTGGCGGGAGCAGATGGTGCGCGTGCTCGGCATCGCCCTGGACTGCACGGCCGACGAGCCGTGGAAGAGGCCAAGCATGGTGGAGGTGGTGAAGGGCCTCAAGATGACCCAGGCAATGGAGTGCGGGCCTCTGGTGGTGACGGTGTCCAGGGGCGGCACATAG
- the LOC123079363 gene encoding uncharacterized protein, translating into MFILQGAPTLKELGIMVRNHWCKMIPGKRRKRFAFSEGKDKGIEWEPSASDFKHHSLAELRIYGRFKGEEKFVSYARCVMEAAVNLEDIKLHKNPVCVNRKYKAPKEWTRKQKLSLRNKITDWRFTSQYPCKIFRPSSVVFLSSSKSSVAGIIHL; encoded by the exons ATGTTCATACTCCAAGGCGCGCCCACCCTTAAGGAGCTAGGCATCATG GTGCGGAATCATTGGTGCAAAATGATACCGGGGAAGCGGAGGAAGAGGTTTGCGTTCAGCGAGGGGAAGGACAAAGGGATTGAGTGGGAACCATCTGCATCTGATTTCAAACACCACAGTCTGGCTGAGCTCAGAATCTATGGTAGGTTTAAAGGAGAAGAAAAATTTGTTAGCTATGCCAGATGTGTCATGGAAGCAGcggtgaatctggaggacataaaaCTACATAAGAATCCAGTGTGTGTGAATCGCAAGTACAAGGCTCCAAAGGAGTGGACACGCAAGCAGAAGTTGTCTCTTAGGAACAAAATCACGGATTGGCGTTTCACGTCGCAATACCCCTGTAAAATATTCAGACCTTCGTCGGTCGTTTTTCTTTCCAGCTCAAAATCAAGTGTGGCCGGTATTATTCACCTGTAA
- the LOC123079362 gene encoding leucine-rich repeat receptor protein kinase MSP1 isoform X2 has product MGSRSICLLILLVIFIPSSVMSESSDIKSLFTLRHSIAEEKGFLRSWFDSETPPCSWLGITCSGRSVVAIDLSSMPLYVRFPSCIGAFESLVLLNLSGCGFTGELPDTLGNLQRLQYLELNDNQLTGNLPASLYTLKMLKEMVLDNNLLHGQLSPAIGQLQHLTKLSIPGNSISGGIPTELGSLQNLEFLDLHMNSLNGSIPAAFRNLSQLLHLDLSQNNLSGLIFSGISSLVNLMSLDLSSNNFVGPIPREIGQLENLRLLILGQNAFTATIPEEIGNLKRLQVLLLPECKLTGTIPWSISGLVSLEEFDISENHFDAELPTSIGLLGNLTQLIAKNAGLRGSIPRELSNCKKITLINLSFNAFTGSIPEELAELETVVSFSVEGNTLSGNIPDWIRNWANARSISVGQNLFSGPLPLLPLQHLLSFSAETNRLSGSVPAEICQGNSLQTLILHDNNLTGSIEETFKGCTNLTELNLLGNHLHGEIPGYLAELPLVSLELSLNNFTGMLPDRLWESSTLLQISLSNNQITGQIPDSIGRLSSLQRLQIDNNYLEGPIPQSVGYLRNLTILSLHGNGLSGNIPIELFNCRNLATLDLSSNNLTGHIPRAISNLTLLNSLILSYNQLSGAIPAEICVGFENEVHPDSEFVQHNGLLDLSYNRLTGQIPAAIKKCSMLMVLNLQGNLLNGTIPSELGELTNLTSINLSSNGLVGPMLPWSAPLVQLQGLILSNNHLNGTIPVEIGQVLPKISMLDLSGNVLTGSLPQSLLCNKYLNRLDVSNNNLSGKILFFCPMDGESSSSLLFFNSSSNHFSGTLDESISNFTQLSSLDIHNNSLTGSLPSALSDLSFLNYLDLSSNDFYGVIPCGICNIFGLTFANFSGNHIDMYSSSDCAAGGVCSTNGTGRRVAHPSHRVRRLGIICILSLAVIIVLVLLVFYLRHKLSRNSSLVIVPAGKAKATVEPTSTDELLGRKSREPLSINLATFQHSLLRVTIDDILKATKNFSKEHIIGDGGFGTVYRAALPEGRRVAIKRLHGGHQFQGDREFLAEMETIGKVKHPNLVPLLGYCVCGDERFLIYEYMENGSLEIWLRNRADAVEALGWPDRLKICLGSAHGLAFLHEGFVPHIIHRDMKSSNILLDVNFEPRVSDFGLARIISACETHVSTDIAGTFGYIPPEYGQTMKSSTKGDVYSFGVVMLELLTGRPPTGQEDLEGGGNLVGWVRWVIARGRRNELFDPCLPVSGVWREQMVRVLGIALDCTADEPWKRPSMVEVVKGLKMTQAMECGPLVVTVSRGGT; this is encoded by the coding sequence ATGGGATCTCGAAGCATCTGCCTTCTCATTCTTCTTGTGATCTTCATCCCCAGCTCTGTCATGTCTGAATCAAGTGATATAAAAAGTTTGTTCACTCTGAGGCACTCAATTGCTGAAGAAAAAGGTTTCCTTCGCAGCTGGTTTGATTCAGAAACTCCCCCTTGCAGCTGGTTAGGTATAACCTGTTCGGGGCGTAGCGTTGTGGCCATAGACTTGTCCTCCATGCCACTCTACGTCCGGTTTCCTTCATGCATTGGGGCATTCGAGTCGCTTGTTCTGCTGAACTTAAGTGGGTGTGGGTTTACCGGTGAGCTTCCAGACACCCTGGGGAATTTGCAGCGTCTTCAGTACCTAGAACTGAATGATAACCAGCTTACTGGGAACCTGCCTGCCTCATTATATACCTTGAAGATGCTGAAAGAAATGGTGCTTGACAACAACTTGTTACATGGACAACTGAGCCCTGCAATTGGTCAGTTGCAGCATCTCACCAAGCTGTCCATACCCGGGAATTCCATCTCCGGTGGCATTCCTACAGAGTTGGGCAGTCTGCAGAACCTAGAGTTCCTGGACCTTCACATGAACAGCCTAAATGGATCGATACCAGCAGCTTTTCGTAATCTGTCTCAGCTGTTGCATCTTGATCTAAGCCAGAATAACCTCAGTGGATTAATATTTTCTGGAATAAGCTCATTGGTGAACCTTATGTCACTTGATCTGTCCTCAAACAATTTTGTGGGGCCAATACCTAGGGAGATTGGTCAATTGGAAAACCTTCGACTGCTGATTTTGGGCCAAAATGCGTTCAccgcgaccattccagaagaaattGGTAATCTGAAGCGGCTTCAAGTACTTCTGCTCCCTGAATGCAAGCTCACAGGCACCATCCCTTGGTCAATCAGCGGTCTTGTAAGCCTGGAGGAATTTGACATATCAGAGAACCACTTCGATGCTGAACTCCCAACATCAATCGGTCTGCTTGGCAATCTGACACAGCTGATTGCGAAGAATGCAGGGCTCAGGGGGAGCATACCGAGAGAACTAAGTAACTGCAAGAAGATTACTCTCATAAATCTGTCATTTAATGCCTTCACTGGCTCCATCCCTGAAGAACTTGCAGAACTGGAAACTGTTGTCTCTTTTTCTGTGGAAGGGAACACACTATCAGGCAATATTCCAGATTGGATAAGGAACTGGGCAAATGCAAGATCTATATCAGTGGGTCAAAACTTGTTCAGTGGACCTTTGCCATTGCTGCCATTGCAGCATCTGCTCAGTTTCTCTGCAGAAACCAACCGTCTCTCAGGTTCTGTCCCTGCTGAGATATGTCAAGGCAACTCCCTGCAAACACTCATACTGCATGATAACAATCTGACTGGAAGTATCGAGGAAACTTTTAAAGGATGCACAAACCTCACCGAGCTGAACTTGCTAGGTAACCATCTTCATGGAGAGATACCAGGGTACCTGGCTGAGCTGCCTTTAGTTAGTCTGGAATTGTCCCTAAACAATTTCACAGGAATGCTGCCTGACAGGTTGTGGGAGTCATCAACTCTTTTGCAGATCTCTCTCAGCAATAATCAGATTACCGGCCAGATCCCAGATAGCATTGGTAGGCTGTCCAGCTTGCAGAGGTTGCAGATTGACAATAACTATTTGGAAGGACCCATACCACAGTCTGTCGGCTATCTACGAAATCTGACTATTCTGTCTCTGCATGGCAATGGGTTATCTGGGAACATTCCAATAGAACTCTTCAACTGCCGAAACCTTGCTACACTGGACCTGAGCTCTAATAATCTGACCGGGCACATCCCGAGGGCCATATCTAACTTGACATTGCTCAATAGCTTGATTTTGTCTTATAACCAGCTCTCTGGTGCTATTCCTGCTGAGATCTGTGTGGGGTTTGAAAATGAGGTTCACCCTGACTCGGAGTTTGTGCAGCATAACGGCCTTCTTGATCTGTCATACAACCGGTTGACTGGTCAGATTCCGGCAGCAATAAAGAAGTGTTCTATGCTGATGGTGCTAAACCTGCAAGGCAACTTGCTAAATGGCACCATTCCCTCAGAGCTTGGTGAGCTGACGAATCTTACAAGCATTAATCTGTCTTCTAATGGATTAGTTGGACCAATGCTTCCTTGGTCTGCACCATTGGTACAACTTCAAGGCCTTATTCTATCAAACAACCACCTAAATGGCACCATTCCTGTTGAGATAGGCCAAGTTCTTCCCAAAATTTCAATGCTAGACTTGTCCGGTAATGTACTTACCGGAAGTCTACCCCAGTCTTTGCTGTGCAACAAATATCTGAACCGCCTGGATGTCAGTAACAACAATCTCTCTGGGAAAATTTTATTCTTTTGTCCCATGGACGGAGAATCCTCAAGCTCACTGCTGTTCTTCAATTCAAGCAGTAACCATTTCTCAGGGACCCTAGACGAGTCTATCTCGAACTTCACACAACTGTCTTCTCTTGATATCCACAACAATAGCCTCACTGGAAGCTTACCATCAGCACTCTCTGATCTCAGCTTTTTGAACTATCTTGACCTCTCAAGCAATGATTTCTATGGTGTCATCCCTTGTGGTATTTGCAATATATTTGGCCTCACATTTGCCAACTTCTCTGGTAACCACATCGACATGTACAGCTCATCAGATTGTGCAGCAGGAGGTGTTTGTTCCACTAATGGCACTGGTCGTAGGGTGGCTCATCCATCTCATCGAGTTCGAAGATTGGGGATCATTTGTATCCTTTCACTTGCTGTCATCATTGTGTTAGTACTTCTGGTGTTTTATCTGAGACACAAACTATCGAGGAACAGTTCATTGGTTATTGTGCCCGCTGGTAAGGCCAAGGCTACTGTTGAGCCAACCTCAACTGATGAGCTCCTAGGAAGGAAGTCACGGGAACCTCTGAGTATCAATCTCGCAACTTTTCAGCATTCACTGTTGCGGGTCACCATTGATGATATACTGAAAGCCACAAAGAATTTCAGTAAAGAACACATCATAGGCGATGGTGGCTTTGGCACTGTCTATAGGGCGGCACTCCCTGAAGGTCGGAGAGTCGCGATCAAGAGGCTTCATGGTGGCCATCAGTTCCAGGGTGACCGTGAATTCCTAGCTGAGATGGAGACCATTGGAAAGGTGAAGCATCCAAACCTTGTTCCCCTGCTTGGTTACTGTGTTTGTGGCGACGAACGGTTCCTGATCTACGAGTACATGGAGAATGGGAGCCTTGAGATATGGCTGAGGAACCGAGCAGATGCGGTTGAAGCGCTTGGATGGCCAGACCGTCTCAAGATCTGCCTCGGTTCTGCCCATGGACTTGCTTTCCTTCATGAAGGATTTGTGCCTCATATCATCCACCGGGACATGAAATCAAGCAACATCCTGCTGGACGTGAACTTCGAGCCGAGGGTCTCTGACTTTGGCCTCGCAAGGATAATCAGCGCGTGCGAGACTCATGTCAGCACCGACATCGCCGGTACATTTGGATACATCCCCCCAGAGTACGGCCAGACAATGAAGTCCAGCACGAAAGGCGACGTGTACAGCTTTGGCGTCGTCATGCTGGAGCTGCTTACAGGACGGCCACCTACAGGGCAAGAGGACTTGGAAGGTGGTGGGAACCTTGTCGGCTGGGTACGATGGGTGATCGCTCGCGGAAGGAGGAATGAGCTGTTTGATCCTTGCCTGCCAGTCTCAGGCGTGTGGCGGGAGCAGATGGTGCGCGTGCTCGGCATCGCCCTGGACTGCACGGCCGACGAGCCGTGGAAGAGGCCAAGCATGGTGGAGGTGGTGAAGGGCCTCAAGATGACCCAGGCAATGGAGTGCGGGCCTCTGGTGGTGACGGTGTCCAGGGGCGGCACATAG